One window from the genome of Verrucomicrobiia bacterium encodes:
- the murA gene encoding UDP-N-acetylglucosamine 1-carboxyvinyltransferase, producing the protein MDSLLIKGGVPLHGEVTISGAKNAVLPIMAATLLTREPCVIRRVPNLSDVRFMGQILQWLGASVKFDGDAVRIQANRIKGLGDYDLVRKMRGSICIMGPLLGRLRKATVSLPGGCVIGARPINLHLKGFQALGAKIRIENGYVEAKATRLVGAPTFLGGRAGSTVLGTANVMMAATLADGVTIIESAACEPEVVDLAKFLNAMGAKVSGAGSPTVTVTGVKELHGAEHDVIPDRIEAATYAIAAAATKGQVTLAGARADHLHAVLDKLHDAGAKIVRNEKGITVSSNGKLKAVDVTTLPYSGFPTDVQAQIMALMTLSPGISIVTERIFESRFMHVSELTRLGADIEIEGPSAIVKGGKPLSGAPVMASDLRASAALVIAGLAARGTTQVNRIYHLDRGYETMDQKLRQLGARVERVEEAT; encoded by the coding sequence ATGGATAGTCTGTTAATCAAAGGCGGCGTGCCCTTGCACGGAGAAGTGACCATCAGCGGCGCGAAGAACGCCGTGCTGCCGATCATGGCTGCCACGCTCCTGACGCGCGAACCCTGCGTGATCCGCCGCGTGCCCAACCTCAGCGATGTCCGCTTCATGGGCCAGATCCTTCAATGGCTCGGCGCGAGCGTGAAATTCGACGGCGATGCCGTCCGAATCCAGGCCAATCGCATCAAGGGCCTGGGCGACTACGATCTCGTTCGCAAGATGCGCGGATCCATCTGCATCATGGGACCCTTGCTTGGGCGGCTGCGGAAAGCAACCGTCTCATTGCCCGGCGGGTGCGTCATCGGTGCCCGTCCTATCAACCTTCACCTGAAAGGTTTTCAGGCGCTCGGGGCAAAGATCCGCATCGAGAATGGATATGTCGAGGCAAAGGCAACGCGCCTGGTTGGGGCGCCCACTTTCCTGGGCGGCCGCGCAGGTTCAACTGTTCTCGGCACCGCCAACGTCATGATGGCGGCAACGCTCGCAGACGGCGTCACCATCATCGAGAGTGCAGCGTGTGAACCCGAAGTCGTTGATCTCGCCAAGTTTCTCAATGCCATGGGCGCAAAGGTTTCGGGAGCGGGGAGCCCCACAGTAACGGTAACGGGCGTGAAAGAGTTGCACGGAGCGGAACACGATGTCATCCCGGATCGCATCGAAGCCGCCACCTACGCCATTGCCGCGGCTGCAACGAAGGGCCAGGTCACTCTGGCGGGCGCGCGTGCCGATCACCTGCACGCAGTTCTCGACAAGTTGCACGATGCCGGCGCGAAGATCGTGCGCAACGAAAAGGGAATCACCGTCAGCAGCAATGGAAAATTGAAAGCCGTGGATGTGACCACCCTGCCCTACTCCGGATTCCCAACGGATGTGCAGGCACAGATCATGGCACTCATGACCCTGAGCCCCGGAATCAGCATCGTGACCGAACGCATCTTTGAATCACGGTTCATGCACGTCAGCGAGCTGACGCGGCTCGGGGCGGACATTGAAATTGAGGGCCCCAGCGCGATCGTCAAAGGCGGGAAGCCGTTGAGCGGCGCACCCGTGATGGCGAGTGACCTGCGAGCTTCCGCGGCACTCGTGATCGCAGGCCTTGCAGCGCGCGGAACCACACAGGTGAATCGCATCTATCATTTGGATCGTGGTTACGAAACGATGGATCAAAAACTTCGGCAGCTCGGAGCGCGCGTCGAACGTGTCGAAGAAGCAACGTAG
- the prmC gene encoding peptide chain release factor N(5)-glutamine methyltransferase, with the protein MTVLESIQKSTEFLQKKGIDSPRLHAELLLAHVLRLPRMKLYLAFERVLTAPETDALRESVRRRALREPLQHIVGTTSFCGFEISVNRHTLVPRPETELLAEAGWTFLAQTSSPSALDFGTGTGCIAIALASKCPAARVAALDVSPDALLVAQANAERHCVADRIQFVPGSGLEALPPDVGPFDLIISNPPYIPSSEIETLEPEVRDFDPRLALDGGTDGLDFYRRLANEAGALLKPQGKLMVEFGDGQCDAIHNICSAQKWIVDEIREDYTRRQRILIARRE; encoded by the coding sequence GTGACGGTTCTGGAAAGCATTCAGAAGAGCACTGAGTTCCTGCAGAAGAAGGGAATCGATTCCCCCCGCCTGCATGCTGAACTGCTGCTCGCGCATGTGCTGCGGTTGCCCCGCATGAAGCTTTACCTCGCGTTCGAACGGGTGCTGACCGCGCCCGAAACAGATGCGCTGCGCGAATCTGTCCGGCGCCGCGCCCTTCGCGAACCGCTGCAACACATCGTCGGAACCACATCGTTCTGCGGTTTTGAAATTTCTGTAAACCGCCACACGCTCGTTCCGCGGCCCGAAACAGAATTGCTCGCCGAAGCAGGATGGACCTTCCTTGCGCAAACGTCGTCGCCTTCAGCTCTCGACTTCGGAACAGGCACTGGTTGCATTGCCATCGCGCTCGCTTCGAAATGCCCCGCAGCACGTGTCGCCGCTCTCGATGTCTCGCCTGACGCCCTGCTTGTCGCTCAAGCGAACGCCGAACGCCATTGCGTTGCGGATCGCATTCAATTCGTCCCCGGCTCGGGGTTGGAGGCCTTGCCGCCTGATGTGGGTCCTTTCGATCTCATCATCAGCAATCCTCCCTACATTCCTTCGTCGGAAATCGAAACACTCGAACCCGAGGTCCGTGATTTCGATCCCCGCCTGGCGCTTGATGGTGGAACGGATGGACTCGATTTTTATCGGCGTCTTGCCAACGAAGCGGGCGCCCTGCTGAAGCCGCAGGGAAAATTGATGGTTGAATTCGGCGATGGCCAATGCGATGCCATCCACAACATCTGTTCGGCACAGAAGTGGATTGTGGATGAAATTCGCGAGGATTACACTCGGCGCCAACGAATCCTGATCGCGCGACGTGAATAA
- a CDS encoding argininosuccinate synthase, with amino-acid sequence MKIVLAYSGGLDTSVLLLWIKEHYNAEMIAFCANIGQEEELRGLDAKAKKTGASKIYVDDLQEEFARDFIFPMLQAGAIYEGQYLLGTSIARPLIAKRMVEIAQKEKADAIAHGATGKGNDQVRFELTAAALAPDLEVIAPWRDERYRKEFPGRQEMINYCARHRIPVQASAKKPYSMDRNLLHISYEAGILEDPWYDSYDLKNRDYFTTLSVLPEDAPDKPEFVELEFQRGDCIAVNGKKLNPLGVMRALNKIGGKHGVGRVDMVENRYVGMKSRGVYETPGGAILHFAHRQMESLTMDREVMHLRDSLIPRYAELVYYGYWFAPERLALQALITESQKNVTGTVRVKLYKGNIMIAGRKSPLSLYNPHIATMEADPTKAYNQDDATGFIRLNGLRLKVAAKVHGKRKTRG; translated from the coding sequence ATGAAAATTGTCCTAGCGTATTCGGGCGGCCTCGACACGTCGGTGCTGCTCCTGTGGATTAAGGAACATTACAATGCCGAAATGATCGCGTTCTGCGCGAACATCGGCCAGGAGGAGGAATTACGCGGACTCGACGCCAAGGCCAAAAAGACGGGCGCCTCTAAAATTTACGTCGACGACCTTCAGGAGGAATTCGCCCGTGATTTTATTTTCCCGATGCTCCAGGCGGGCGCCATCTATGAAGGGCAATACCTGCTCGGCACCAGCATCGCCCGCCCGCTGATCGCCAAGCGCATGGTCGAAATTGCACAGAAGGAGAAGGCGGACGCCATCGCGCACGGCGCCACCGGCAAGGGCAACGACCAGGTCAGGTTTGAACTCACCGCCGCGGCACTCGCTCCTGACCTGGAGGTGATCGCACCGTGGCGTGACGAGCGCTACCGAAAGGAATTTCCCGGCCGCCAGGAAATGATCAATTACTGCGCCAGACACCGCATCCCCGTCCAGGCGAGTGCCAAGAAGCCTTACTCGATGGATCGCAACCTCCTGCACATTTCGTACGAGGCCGGCATCCTGGAGGATCCATGGTACGACTCCTACGACCTGAAGAATCGCGATTATTTCACCACGCTTTCCGTGCTGCCGGAAGACGCGCCGGACAAGCCGGAGTTTGTTGAACTCGAATTCCAACGCGGAGATTGCATTGCCGTGAATGGCAAAAAGCTCAATCCCCTTGGCGTGATGAGGGCTTTGAACAAAATCGGCGGAAAGCATGGCGTCGGCCGCGTCGACATGGTGGAAAATCGCTATGTCGGAATGAAATCGCGCGGTGTCTATGAAACCCCGGGTGGCGCCATCCTGCACTTCGCGCATCGGCAAATGGAATCGCTGACCATGGATCGCGAAGTCATGCACCTTCGTGATTCGCTCATCCCGCGCTATGCGGAACTGGTGTATTACGGTTATTGGTTTGCACCGGAGCGGCTCGCACTGCAGGCGCTCATAACCGAAAGCCAGAAGAACGTGACGGGAACGGTGCGAGTGAAGCTCTACAAGGGAAATATCATGATTGCGGGCCGCAAGTCACCGCTGAGCCTGTATAATCCGCACATCGCCACCATGGAAGCCGACCCGACCAAGGCTTACAACCAGGACGATGCCACTGGGTTCATTCGGTTGAACGGCCTCCGCTTGAAGGTTGCCGCGAAGGTTCACGGCAAACGCAAAACGCGCGGGTGA
- the rlmN gene encoding 23S rRNA (adenine(2503)-C(2))-methyltransferase RlmN — protein sequence MLNDIRSVTQEELLARFKEWGEPAYRATQVLDWLYRRRVASWDAMSNLPKALRERLGQEFALRTMELVRKQGAHDTTQKFLWRLSDGALIESVLIPANPALYGESSDRHTLCVSTQVGCAYGCRFCASGLDGWKRNLTADEIVEQVLGVERWNEQQVAGQKGATAPPSGRFVDNLVIMGMGEPLANYENLLKALRILNAPWGGGIGARKITISTSGLAPQIRKLADDPLQFRLAISLHGATDDVRNKIMPVNRKYPLGELAGACEYYQEKKGRMLTFEYILIAGVNDGLDQVRPLAQLARRLHAKVNLIPYNTVEDLPWQRPSEQAQEQFLAALEKQDVTATLRREKGHDIDAACGQLRLKTERELPAAAPPA from the coding sequence GTGTTGAATGACATCCGATCCGTAACGCAGGAAGAATTGCTGGCGCGCTTCAAGGAATGGGGCGAACCCGCCTATCGCGCCACCCAGGTTCTCGACTGGCTGTATCGCCGGCGCGTCGCATCGTGGGATGCCATGTCGAACTTGCCGAAAGCCCTCCGCGAACGCCTGGGCCAGGAGTTTGCGCTGCGGACCATGGAGCTGGTTCGAAAACAGGGGGCTCACGATACCACGCAGAAGTTCCTTTGGCGGCTCAGCGACGGCGCCTTGATCGAGAGCGTCCTCATTCCCGCGAATCCGGCGCTGTATGGGGAAAGCAGTGATCGTCATACGCTTTGTGTGTCCACCCAGGTGGGCTGCGCCTACGGTTGCCGCTTTTGCGCCAGCGGCCTTGATGGATGGAAGCGCAACCTGACTGCAGACGAGATTGTGGAACAGGTCCTGGGAGTTGAACGATGGAACGAACAACAGGTTGCCGGGCAGAAGGGCGCCACCGCTCCTCCTTCCGGGCGGTTTGTCGATAACCTCGTGATCATGGGAATGGGTGAACCGCTGGCCAACTACGAGAACCTGCTGAAGGCACTCCGGATCCTGAATGCACCGTGGGGTGGCGGGATTGGAGCGCGCAAGATCACGATTTCCACGAGTGGCCTGGCGCCGCAGATTCGAAAGCTCGCCGACGATCCCCTGCAGTTTCGACTCGCCATCTCCCTGCACGGGGCCACCGACGACGTGCGCAACAAGATCATGCCTGTGAATCGCAAGTATCCCTTGGGTGAACTGGCTGGGGCCTGTGAATATTACCAGGAGAAGAAGGGGCGGATGCTGACGTTTGAATACATCCTGATTGCAGGGGTGAACGATGGGCTCGATCAGGTCCGTCCCCTGGCGCAACTGGCCCGCAGGTTGCACGCGAAGGTGAACCTGATTCCCTACAACACCGTGGAGGATCTCCCATGGCAGCGGCCATCCGAACAGGCGCAGGAGCAATTTCTCGCCGCGCTCGAGAAGCAGGATGTCACCGCGACGTTGCGCCGGGAAAAGGGCCACGACATTGATGCCGCCTGCGGGCAGCTCCGGTTAAAGACCGAGCGCGAGCTTCCCGCAGCTGCGCCGCCCGCGTAG
- a CDS encoding ATP-binding protein: MALRILHLEDSAEDAFLIKRALSDHNLSVEMLLARTRQEFEEALQSGRPDVILADSGVPGFGGLEALRMARDRNPEIPFVCLSGSDDRRQIEMLFREGASDFIQKDQTLRLASVIRMLDERRDLKEKVETRNAQLKAANDELESVAYAVSHDLGAPLRCIRGYCELLSREYSNALDSNGKTYLSKALDGARQMREFMDDLVRMSRVTQGEMRLQPVNLTELAREILRQLQASAPERVAEVSIADNLETHGDRGLLRIVMENLLSNAWKFTSNTPVTRIEVGVTGSESERREFFVRDNGAGFEMEYVDKLFRPFRRLHTIEEFPGSGIGLCTAKRIISRHGGNIRAAGNVGEGATFYFTIGAK, from the coding sequence ATGGCGTTACGGATCCTTCATCTAGAAGACAGCGCGGAGGACGCGTTTCTCATCAAACGCGCGTTGTCAGATCACAACCTTTCAGTCGAAATGCTTCTGGCTCGAACCCGGCAGGAATTCGAGGAGGCTCTGCAATCAGGCCGCCCGGATGTCATCCTGGCTGACAGCGGGGTTCCCGGCTTCGGCGGACTGGAAGCGCTTCGCATGGCCAGGGATCGCAATCCTGAAATCCCCTTCGTTTGTCTTTCCGGTTCCGACGATCGCCGCCAGATTGAGATGCTGTTCCGGGAAGGTGCCAGCGACTTCATTCAAAAAGACCAGACCCTGCGCCTCGCAAGCGTGATCCGGATGCTGGATGAACGACGGGACCTCAAGGAAAAGGTCGAAACCCGAAACGCGCAGCTGAAGGCCGCGAATGATGAGCTTGAATCCGTTGCATACGCTGTGTCACACGATCTCGGCGCGCCGCTGCGGTGCATTCGAGGGTATTGCGAATTGCTCTCGCGCGAATACAGCAACGCGCTCGACTCCAACGGCAAAACCTACCTCAGCAAAGCCCTCGACGGCGCGAGACAGATGCGGGAGTTCATGGATGACCTGGTGCGAATGTCCCGGGTGACGCAGGGCGAGATGCGCCTCCAGCCCGTCAACCTCACGGAGTTGGCGCGTGAAATCCTGCGGCAGCTGCAGGCCAGCGCACCCGAGCGGGTGGCAGAAGTCAGCATCGCCGACAACCTGGAAACGCATGGGGATCGCGGACTTTTGCGCATTGTCATGGAGAACCTTCTTTCCAATGCCTGGAAATTCACATCGAATACCCCCGTCACGCGGATCGAGGTGGGCGTCACGGGTTCGGAATCGGAACGGCGCGAGTTTTTTGTTCGCGATAATGGGGCTGGCTTTGAGATGGAATACGTCGACAAGCTGTTCCGGCCCTTCCGGCGGCTTCACACGATCGAGGAGTTTCCGGGCTCAGGTATTGGTTTGTGCACGGCCAAGCGCATCATTAGCCGGCACGGTGGAAACATTCGAGCCGCAGGCAACGTCGGCGAAGGTGCGACGTTCTATTTCACGATCGGCGCGAAGTAA
- a CDS encoding AAA family ATPase: protein MSEPASILRPEELKPASDLTRKTLEQLDRILLGRKELHRLVLIGILSRGHVLFEGLPGLGKTALVRTVGQILRLDFKRIQFTPDLMPGDILGTHILQQTQSGNREMQFQPGPIFTNILLADEINRASPKTQSALLEVMQEHSVTLLGQTRAMPEPFFVLASQNPIELEGTYPLPEAQLDRFLFRLLFDSVDAGTLDQIISERRRGELPAATWQMERGELESLFQIMGRIYLPRAVSRFIARLVTATHPGNSDASEPVKRYVSYGASPRAAIAIAEAARGHALLAGRATVGFEDVKAVAEPVLNHRLILNYQARFDRMTPSRLVRELLTGMDETDLNLPADVQLQPA, encoded by the coding sequence ATGAGCGAACCTGCCTCGATTCTCCGCCCCGAAGAACTCAAACCCGCTTCCGACCTCACCCGCAAAACCCTCGAACAACTGGACCGCATTCTTCTCGGCCGAAAGGAACTGCATCGGCTGGTCCTGATTGGCATTCTCAGCCGCGGCCATGTCTTGTTTGAAGGCCTGCCCGGGCTGGGCAAAACCGCTCTCGTGCGGACCGTGGGACAGATTCTCAGGCTCGATTTCAAACGCATCCAATTCACTCCGGACCTAATGCCTGGCGACATCCTGGGAACGCACATCCTGCAGCAGACCCAGTCGGGAAATCGCGAAATGCAGTTTCAGCCGGGGCCCATCTTTACGAACATCCTGCTGGCGGACGAAATCAATCGCGCTTCGCCCAAGACCCAGTCGGCATTGCTGGAGGTGATGCAGGAACATTCGGTGACGTTGCTGGGGCAGACCCGCGCCATGCCCGAGCCGTTCTTTGTTTTGGCGAGCCAAAACCCAATTGAACTGGAAGGAACCTATCCCTTGCCCGAGGCGCAGTTGGATCGCTTCCTCTTTCGCCTGCTCTTCGACAGTGTCGACGCCGGCACGCTCGACCAGATCATTTCGGAACGACGCCGTGGCGAATTACCTGCGGCGACCTGGCAGATGGAACGTGGCGAACTGGAAAGCCTGTTTCAGATCATGGGGCGGATCTACCTGCCGCGCGCTGTTTCCCGGTTCATTGCGCGGCTCGTGACCGCGACGCACCCCGGCAACAGCGATGCATCCGAGCCTGTAAAGCGGTACGTTTCCTACGGGGCATCACCCCGCGCGGCGATTGCCATAGCGGAGGCTGCGCGCGGGCACGCGTTGCTGGCGGGGCGCGCGACGGTTGGATTCGAGGATGTAAAAGCGGTTGCGGAACCTGTTTTGAATCATCGCCTGATTCTCAATTACCAGGCGCGGTTTGATCGCATGACTCCGTCGCGGCTCGTGCGTGAACTGTTGACGGGCATGGACGAGACAGACTTGAACTTGCCGGCGGACGTTCAGTTGCAGCCGGCATGA
- a CDS encoding ABC transporter ATP-binding protein produces MKVQVKNLRKEFGNTVAVDNISFSFDSGHVFGFVGPNGAGKTTTMRIISTIEEPTDGDVLLNGISVREQPELARKAVGYVPDSLPAHADITVHEYLDFYARAYGLRGRKRTQAVDAIEEFTNVGGIRDKHLKALSKGMKQRVSLGRALVYDPDVLILDEPAAGLDPRARVELRELLGLLAERKKAILISSHILTELTEICNGVVIIERGKLLETGTIEEVLRKSAPRRTVAIRTLELNQTPALLKALLETPSVENPRAVGNEVHFELGAEEAAACEILAQLIARGMRIVEFRQTKADLEDIFMNVTKGGVQ; encoded by the coding sequence ATGAAAGTTCAGGTTAAAAACCTCCGCAAGGAATTCGGCAACACCGTGGCCGTGGACAACATTTCGTTCTCATTCGATTCCGGCCATGTGTTTGGATTTGTGGGACCGAACGGCGCGGGCAAGACGACGACGATGCGGATTATTTCCACGATCGAGGAACCGACGGATGGCGACGTTCTTCTGAATGGGATTTCCGTGCGGGAACAGCCCGAGCTGGCGCGCAAGGCCGTTGGCTATGTGCCTGACAGCCTGCCTGCGCATGCGGATATCACGGTGCATGAATACCTGGATTTTTATGCGCGCGCCTACGGATTGCGGGGACGCAAGCGAACCCAGGCTGTGGACGCCATTGAAGAATTCACGAACGTGGGAGGCATTCGGGACAAGCACCTCAAGGCGTTGTCGAAAGGAATGAAGCAACGCGTCAGCCTTGGCCGCGCGCTGGTTTATGACCCGGACGTGTTGATCCTGGACGAGCCTGCGGCAGGACTCGATCCTCGCGCGCGCGTGGAATTGCGTGAATTGCTCGGCCTGCTTGCGGAGCGCAAGAAGGCGATCCTGATCAGCTCACACATCCTGACTGAGCTCACGGAGATTTGTAACGGTGTCGTGATTATTGAACGCGGCAAGTTGCTGGAGACGGGAACGATCGAAGAAGTGCTGCGCAAAAGCGCGCCGCGGCGGACGGTGGCCATTCGCACCCTGGAGTTGAATCAGACGCCAGCCCTGTTGAAGGCGCTGCTCGAGACGCCTTCGGTGGAGAATCCGCGCGCAGTGGGCAACGAAGTTCATTTCGAACTCGGCGCAGAGGAGGCAGCCGCGTGTGAAATTCTCGCCCAACTGATTGCCCGCGGAATGCGCATTGTGGAGTTCCGCCAAACGAAGGCCGATCTCGAGGATATTTTCATGAACGTCACAAAGGGAGGCGTGCAGTGA
- a CDS encoding DUF58 domain-containing protein: MEPALSDALQQGEQLGSRYALQIPQVAASGHIGSRLGRRAGSSIDFQDYREYQPGDDLRFIDWGMYARTDRVSVKLYREEVTPHLDLIVDGSRSMNLEESAKAGATAKLAALLATAAANAHCSRAVWLSAEGFQRIANDVHPPSAWSGFDLASSRTPDEAFEILAPKLRRVGIRVLLSDLLWPGNPVSTIRRFREGAAALFVVQLLAAEDLNPPENGSIRLVDSETGEVAELFVDASVKKQYRENLATLQQSWADACRQSGAQLTTLIAEKVDDSLGELEAMELLMPG, encoded by the coding sequence ATGGAACCCGCGCTTTCAGATGCCCTGCAACAAGGCGAGCAACTCGGCTCGCGTTACGCGCTGCAGATCCCACAGGTCGCTGCCTCGGGCCATATCGGATCGCGGCTCGGGCGCCGCGCGGGGAGTTCCATCGATTTCCAGGACTACCGTGAATACCAGCCCGGCGATGACCTGAGGTTCATTGATTGGGGCATGTACGCGCGGACGGACCGCGTGAGCGTGAAATTGTATCGCGAGGAAGTGACACCGCATCTCGACCTGATCGTTGACGGCTCGCGCTCTATGAACCTTGAAGAGTCGGCCAAGGCGGGAGCGACCGCGAAACTTGCCGCATTGCTCGCGACCGCGGCGGCGAATGCCCACTGCTCGCGTGCGGTGTGGCTTTCGGCCGAGGGATTCCAGCGCATCGCCAATGATGTTCATCCGCCCTCGGCGTGGAGCGGGTTTGATCTGGCGAGCTCGCGAACACCTGACGAGGCATTCGAGATTTTAGCGCCCAAGCTGCGACGCGTGGGAATTCGCGTGCTGCTAAGCGACCTCCTTTGGCCCGGCAATCCCGTGAGCACCATCCGCCGCTTTCGGGAAGGAGCCGCGGCGCTGTTCGTTGTTCAGTTGCTGGCAGCCGAGGATTTGAACCCGCCGGAAAATGGCAGCATCCGCCTCGTCGACAGCGAAACGGGTGAGGTGGCGGAATTGTTCGTCGACGCCAGCGTGAAGAAGCAATACCGCGAGAACCTCGCGACGCTGCAGCAGTCGTGGGCCGATGCCTGCCGCCAGTCCGGCGCCCAACTCACGACCTTGATCGCCGAAAAAGTGGATGATTCGCTCGGCGAGCTTGAAGCAATGGAACTGCTGATGCCTGGATGA
- a CDS encoding VWA domain-containing protein yields the protein MITYPLALLALASLPALAAIYFLRNRFRRRQVSSLMLWRFRVQSKEGGARVQKLQLPLIFFLELLALLMLVTAAAGPHWKLAKATRPLIVVLDDSFSMRAKSDGATSADRARAALLRLYRFQAPPSTRVILAGAQPQLLGGSARTAAEVEALLAGWRCLAPHAALDSAVTLAGEVGRGEANILVLSDHAPADEKIVNPRLQWRSFGRPINNVAIVNASRTAHGDEDRCLLEVANFSSQPHSSRISVQSSSNAVQQTVLELGAGEQQRFVFNLPKSGEVLQVRLPADSVELDDLVELVPPQRKRVRVRVALTNEPLNELVERTLEATGLRAALVQNPELVIHHSDHSPGSNTWSVRWNIPADAKAFTGPFVIDSAHPLSEGVALAGVVWAAGAITNAADEVPVVMAGNVPLLSAREDLSGRRFLTLNFQPELSTLQRSPDWPVLWWNLLDWRIRQMPGLVENNVRLGSDVVVRTSADAVLVRSPDGSEKTYPHFQQQLAVDAPIPGVYSVVFGSSTNLFAVNTLAPEESNLQKAAEGEWGAWNEDVTRRQEQSPLAWIFALCALAVLSVHLCMLALGKGAA from the coding sequence ATGATCACGTATCCCCTTGCATTGCTCGCACTCGCGTCGCTTCCCGCGCTGGCGGCGATTTACTTCCTGCGGAATCGTTTTCGCCGCCGCCAGGTCTCTTCGCTGATGCTCTGGCGTTTTCGGGTTCAGTCGAAGGAGGGCGGGGCGCGGGTTCAGAAGCTTCAGCTTCCCCTGATATTTTTCCTGGAGCTTCTCGCGTTGCTAATGCTTGTGACTGCGGCGGCTGGACCGCATTGGAAGCTCGCGAAGGCCACGCGGCCTTTGATTGTCGTTCTCGACGATTCATTTTCGATGCGTGCGAAATCCGATGGCGCAACCAGTGCCGATCGCGCCCGTGCTGCGCTGCTGCGGTTGTATCGATTCCAGGCGCCGCCGTCCACGCGCGTCATCCTGGCGGGAGCCCAGCCGCAGTTGCTGGGCGGCAGCGCACGCACTGCTGCCGAAGTGGAAGCCTTGCTCGCGGGCTGGAGGTGCCTTGCGCCGCATGCCGCGCTCGATTCTGCGGTGACGCTCGCTGGAGAGGTTGGGCGTGGCGAAGCAAACATTCTGGTCCTTAGCGACCACGCTCCTGCTGACGAGAAGATTGTGAACCCGCGGTTGCAGTGGCGCAGCTTTGGGCGGCCGATCAACAACGTCGCGATCGTTAATGCGTCACGCACCGCCCATGGTGACGAGGATCGCTGCCTCCTTGAAGTTGCGAACTTCTCCAGCCAGCCGCACTCCAGCCGGATTTCCGTCCAATCCAGTTCCAACGCTGTCCAGCAAACAGTGCTTGAACTCGGGGCAGGGGAGCAGCAGCGGTTCGTGTTTAACCTGCCGAAATCCGGAGAAGTGCTGCAGGTGCGTCTTCCCGCCGATTCGGTCGAACTGGATGATCTGGTGGAATTGGTGCCGCCGCAACGCAAGCGCGTTCGTGTCCGCGTTGCGCTCACCAACGAACCGCTGAATGAACTTGTGGAGCGAACTCTCGAGGCCACGGGCTTGCGCGCGGCGCTTGTTCAAAATCCCGAGCTCGTGATCCATCATTCCGATCATTCCCCGGGTTCAAACACGTGGAGCGTGCGCTGGAATATTCCCGCTGATGCGAAGGCGTTCACGGGCCCTTTTGTGATCGACAGCGCACATCCTCTTTCCGAGGGCGTCGCGCTGGCGGGCGTCGTATGGGCGGCCGGGGCCATCACGAACGCGGCGGATGAGGTTCCAGTCGTGATGGCGGGGAACGTGCCGTTGCTTTCGGCGCGCGAGGACCTGAGCGGACGCCGCTTCCTGACGCTCAACTTCCAGCCCGAGCTTTCGACGTTGCAACGTTCGCCCGATTGGCCGGTGTTGTGGTGGAACCTCCTCGACTGGCGAATCCGCCAAATGCCTGGCCTGGTGGAAAACAACGTCCGGCTCGGCTCCGATGTCGTGGTGCGAACGAGCGCTGATGCAGTCCTCGTTCGGAGTCCCGACGGAAGCGAGAAAACGTATCCGCACTTTCAGCAGCAACTCGCGGTGGACGCGCCCATTCCCGGCGTTTACTCGGTCGTGTTCGGCAGCTCGACCAATTTGTTCGCCGTGAACACGCTGGCGCCCGAGGAATCGAATTTGCAAAAGGCGGCGGAGGGTGAGTGGGGCGCATGGAACGAGGACGTGACGCGGCGCCAGGAGCAGTCGCCGCTCGCGTGGATCTTTGCACTTTGCGCGCTCGCGGTTTTGTCGGTTCACCTGTGCATGCTGGCACTCGGGAAAGGCGCCGCGTGA